Genomic window (Candidatus Paceibacterota bacterium):
GCTGAAGCGGCAATCATTGTAGGGACGGCCAAAAGAAAAGAAAACTCTACAATCGTTTTTTTACTAATGCCTACCAACCTACCGCCAATGATAGTGGCGGCTGAGCGCGAAACACCCGGAATGACAGCGATAGCCTGGGCAAGCCCCACTACCACTGCCTGACCGTAGGTTACTTCCGACACTGAAGATTCTGCTTCCTCTGGTTTTTTTCCAAAATATATTTCAAATAAAATAATCACGATACCGCCAATAAGCAAAGACCAGAGCACCACCGTGTCGTTGCCGATCAGGTATTGTTTAATCAGTTTGTAAAGAACCAAGCCAATAATAGCCGTAGGAATAAACGCCGCGAGAATTTTTTTCAAAGCTTGAAAATCACCCATCACTCGACGGCCATAGACCACCAAAACTGCCAAGATGGCCCCCAGCTGAATAATGATTTCAAAACTTTTGACAAAATCTGTCTGCAAAACCCCCAGCAAGCGGCTGGCCAAAATCAGGTGTCCGGTGGAAGAAATAGGTAAAAATTCTGTAAAGCCTTCCACTATGCCAAGGATCAAAGCATGCAAAGATGTCATAAAAAATTATTGAAAAAAATTAAAAATCTAAATAATTAAACCACAAAGAAATACATCACCACTACCAGAAAAAGTCCGAGGATAAAGTAGTTAATCAACATCTGGACCTGTTGTTGCTCTTCCATTGTTGACTTCAGGTCGTTGAAAATTCTTTTTTGAGATTTGATCAAGTCTCCAGTACTTTTTACATCATCACTTTCATTTTCCTTGAGATTCATGAAGAAAAGTATAGCAAATTTTTTTAGCTATGGCTTCTATTTAAAATCGAAAAGGTCTTCCTTTGCAAAACGAACCTTGGGACGGATGATATCTTCTGCCGCTCGGTAACCAATAGGTAGAAAAGCAATAGGCTGCTGATCCGGTCCAAAACCAATAATTTCCTTGACGGCCACAGGGTCAAAACCCTCCATTGGACATGAATCAACATCTAGCTCTGCACAGGCGGCTAAGGCAAAGCCAAGAGCAATAAAACCCTGGTTGGCTGACCAAGACAGCGCCTCTTCGGGTTTCATTTTTGCTGCAAAACCTCTGAGCATGGCTTCATAATCTTTCATGGCTATTTTGATTTCAGGATTGCCAGCCGAAGCCGTTTCTACATACTGGTCCACCCGCCCGGAAATATTACTAAGACTAGAAAAAACCAAGAGATGAGAGGCCGATGTAATTTGCGGCTGATTCCAAGCTTTTTCTTTGATTTTGGCCCGGAGTTCTGGATCCGTGATGACGGTGACGTGGAAAGGCTGGATCCCAAAAGAGCTGGGGGCTAGATGGATGGATTCCAAAATCTTGCCCAAAGTTTCTTCGTCTACCTTCTTGTTGACGTCAAAGTTTTTTGTGGCGTAGCGCCAGCCGAGGTTTGAGATAAATGACATTTTTACTTAAGTTAATTTTAAATTGGCGTGTGACGTATTATACTACATATCATGTTCTACGGTATCGCATCGTCGCTTTCCCCCTACTTTCTAAACCTGCTGCTCGAATACAAGTATTTTATCCTTTTCCCCATCCTAGTCATTGAGGGGCCTATCGCCACTGTCTTGTCCGGTATTTTAGCTTCTCCAGACTTCGGGGTTTTTAACTTGTATTTTCTGTATCCATTTGTAATCTTTTCCGATCTCGTTGGAGACACTTTGTACTATTGTATCGGACGCTATGCCGGAGAGAGGGCCATCAAAAAATTTACTGCTTGGCGAGGCGTCAAAACGGATTATGAACAAAACCTAAAAAATTATTTCAAAAAATACGGAGGGGTAAGCTTAATTATTTCAAAGGTCAGCCACGGCCTGGGCTGGCCCATGATGGTCGCCGCCGGAAGTGCCGAATATTCTTACCGCAAATTTTTAGGTTATATTATTCCGACTAGCATTCTCAAATCAGCTGTCCTGATCGGCATAGGCTATTTTTACGAAGAAGACGCTTCACGGATTGTGGCTTATGTAGGGACCACGGCCACTGTCATTACGGCTGTGGTTATCGTCCTGGCGGTAATTATTTATTTTATCCAAAAAAAGAAAAGTCCATAGATAAAACCTCGGATCCTAGAATCCTACTTTAGCTGAATAGTGCAATGAGCACAACGAGTAGCCTGAATAGGAATTTCACTAAAACATTCCGGACATTTTTTATTGGTGGGATCAGCTGGTGGTGACTTTTTCATCCGAGAAGTAAGAGTGTTGATAGGCACCACTACAAAAAAATAAATAGCGACTGAAACAATAAAAAAGGAGACGGCGGCATTGATGAAGTCTCCATACATAAACTTGCTGCCATTGAGGCTAAAAGTCAGCGAAGAAAAATCTGGCGCTTTGAAAATAGCGGCGATAAAGGGAGTCAAAATGTCTTTGACCAAAGCGGTGACCACCGTTCCAAAAGCCGCTCCTACCGTGACCCCGACCGCCAAATCCACCACATTTCCACGTAAGATAAACCGTTTGAAGCCGTTTAACATAATAGAAGTATTGTACCATACAACCATAAATAAAGGGTTTTTAGGTAAAATAAGTTATCCACAGGTATAGCATTGCCTATTGCAATTATTTGCAAGTAGATATATACTGTAGACAGGTTAAATAATTTTTTTGAAGGTTTAAACAACCAAAACAAAAGAATATAGCACAAACCCAAGAAAGGACTCCTTATGAGTGAGACCGATAAAATCCTTTTGGAAAGAAACCGCAGGCAAATCGAGATTGCCAAATCTGACCCACTCAATCAATGGACCGCAGGCGAAGAAGTCGGTCACTCGCCGACAAACAGCGACTGTGTCCTTCATTTCATTGAGCATGGTGGGGCAGAGGCATTTGCTCGAGAACAACAAGGCGGAGCATAATCATTTGCTCCGTGAGGACTGTTAGGGCGAGTCAAGCACCCGCCCTAATATTTTGCTAAAAAAATAGCGTACCAAAATTAAAATAATCCGAAATTATGAAATCATTTTTCCGTGCACTACTGAAACAGGGCAAAGATATTAAATGGCTTGCCAAAGAAATCGGGGTCACCACCCAGTCTATTTATTCTTGGAAGACAGGCAAAAGCAAACCCAAGACAGGTCATATGCAAAAAATGGCAAAAGTCCTAGACATGGATATCGATAAAATCATTGATGATTTTTATACGGATAAGAAATAGCATCTACGCCAACTGCCTCTGAAATATTTTTAAAACCATCTCTCTCAAGCAGCTCCACCAATCCCCTATTTATTTCTCCGACTAGTTGAGGTCCTTCAAAAATCATCCCAGTGATGAGCTGAACGAGTGAGGCTCCAAGACGGATTTTTTTATAGGCATCTTCAGCTGAAAAAATACCGCCGCAACCTATTAAAATAAACCTGCTGCCTTCCTTTTTATAAATATAGGCTAGGAGTTTATCAGAAAGTTCCTGAGCGGGCTTGCCGCTGACCCCTCCAACATTCGGTAAATTTTGATCTAAGATCTGCGGATTGTTTCTCTTTTTAGTAAGATTTGTACATATGATGCCGTGCACTCTATGCCTACGAGCCACATCGAGCAAAGCGTCCACCTCATCAAAAGTAAGATCGGGAGATAATTTTATAAAAATCGGTTTTTTTGTCTCAATCTCATCAACAGTCTTTAGTAGATATTCCAGCTTATCAGGTTCAACAAAAGGTTGCCCGCCTTCGGCGTTTGGGCAACTGATATTTAAGGTGAGATAATCACCGATATTCAAAAAAGCCTTGAAGGCCTTGGCATAATCTGCGACGGCTTTATGGATATCCAGATTTTCCTTGCAATTGGTCATGGCCACACTCACTCCGAGTTTATTGGAAAACTTTTGCTTGGCCAGCTTTTTAGCCACTTTTTCTGAACCGTCATTTTTCAAGCCATAATAGACCAACAATCCCTTTGATTTTAACATTCTCCACAAACGGGGCTTCGGATTGCCCGCACACGGCTCCCCTGTGATGGAGCCTACTTCCTCAAAACCAAAACCGACGGAAGGCAGAATGGAGGCGAGGTCAGCATTTTTATCAAAGCCGGCAGCGAGACCCACTGGGTTTTCAAAAGTCATCCCCAAAATGTTCTGGGTGAGCTTGGGGGACGCATAAAAAAAGAACGCTCGCGTGACCCCTCGACTGAAAGCAAATTTTCCTAAAAAGGCTCCCCAAAAAGTCATACTGTCATGAATTTTTTCTGGATCGACTAGAAAAAACAAAGGCTTGAGAAGCCTTGTGTAAAAAAACCTAAAACTAGAATTTTTTATTTTGACTAACTGATTTTTCACTCCTTTATTTACTCTTGTTAATATTTTGCCAAAGCCAAAAACCCACTAGAATAAGATCAGCGAGAACGACGAGCCAAGTGACAATACCCAGCATACCGACTACGCTTATAGGTGATCCATATCCGTATCCGTACATCATAATGTTTAGATTAAATGATTAATGACTGCATTATAGCACAGGTCCTTGCTAGGGACGGAAAATCATGCTCGGCGGGGCAATATGTAATGGTAGTCCCTCGACAGTGACTTAGGATAGTCATGGTCGTCTAGGTTCATAAAATTCAGCTGCTGCGGAATGACCTTGAAGACAATAAATTCCTCTGGCTTATTTTTTGATTGGAGGCGCTTGAGATCTTTTATGGGAACAACCTTAAGTTTATTTTTTTTATGCAGCGCAAATATAGCTTTTGTGGCATTCTCTTTCTGCTTTCCATAAACAATATGGGCGTGGCCGCGCAATTGAGCTGAAATATGTTTTGGCCCAGATCCGATAACCATTGCCACGTTATCATTTTTCAGTAAATTCAAATATTTATCTGTACTTTTGGTCGTGATAAAAAAGAAGCTCAACTTGTCATCTATGACATAGTATATGGTCGAGAGGTATGGCAACCTCTGATGAGTGGTGGCTATTACCGCGGTGGTGTTCTTTTTTAAAAAGTTCACCAGCTCTTTCTCTATACTCTGCATACTGGCATTATACTACGGACAATTTTTGTATCAACATCAAGTGATTTGGGGTGACCACTGGGAATTGAACCCAGATTTTCGCTGCCACAGAGCGAAGTCCTACCATTGAACGATGGCCACCATGCTATTTGCTACCCAAAGCTTTATTTACAAGCAAAATAAATCTTTGTTTTTCCATACTATCATGATGCACAAGAAAATGACAATTATGGCAAAGCCAGGCCAAATTTTCTAATTTATTATTAGCATGACTGTGGTCTATGTGGTGTACAGCCAGTATTCTAGAATCTTTAGTTCTACACAAAAGACACGTCTCTGGAACTTTATTTCTTTTTAGAATACTTCTATAGACGTACTTACCGTGTACCCAATTGGCGTGTTTTGTTCCTATAAACTCCGTATTTCTCCATTTAG
Coding sequences:
- a CDS encoding undecaprenyl-diphosphate phosphatase; this encodes MTSLHALILGIVEGFTEFLPISSTGHLILASRLLGVLQTDFVKSFEIIIQLGAILAVLVVYGRRVMGDFQALKKILAAFIPTAIIGLVLYKLIKQYLIGNDTVVLWSLLIGGIVIILFEIYFGKKPEEAESSVSEVTYGQAVVVGLAQAIAVIPGVSRSAATIIGGRLVGISKKTIVEFSFLLAVPTMIAASALDIYKNPIAFHSSDSLALLVGFVSSFVVALLSIKWLLAYIQRHNFIAFGIYRIVISLFFFWLFFR
- a CDS encoding NAD(P)H-dependent oxidoreductase; translation: MSFISNLGWRYATKNFDVNKKVDEETLGKILESIHLAPSSFGIQPFHVTVITDPELRAKIKEKAWNQPQITSASHLLVFSSLSNISGRVDQYVETASAGNPEIKIAMKDYEAMLRGFAAKMKPEEALSWSANQGFIALGFALAACAELDVDSCPMEGFDPVAVKEIIGFGPDQQPIAFLPIGYRAAEDIIRPKVRFAKEDLFDFK
- a CDS encoding VTT domain-containing protein, which encodes MFYGIASSLSPYFLNLLLEYKYFILFPILVIEGPIATVLSGILASPDFGVFNLYFLYPFVIFSDLVGDTLYYCIGRYAGERAIKKFTAWRGVKTDYEQNLKNYFKKYGGVSLIISKVSHGLGWPMMVAAGSAEYSYRKFLGYIIPTSILKSAVLIGIGYFYEEDASRIVAYVGTTATVITAVVIVLAVIIYFIQKKKSP
- the mscL gene encoding large conductance mechanosensitive channel protein MscL: MLNGFKRFILRGNVVDLAVGVTVGAAFGTVVTALVKDILTPFIAAIFKAPDFSSLTFSLNGSKFMYGDFINAAVSFFIVSVAIYFFVVVPINTLTSRMKKSPPADPTNKKCPECFSEIPIQATRCAHCTIQLK
- a CDS encoding helix-turn-helix transcriptional regulator, translating into MKSFFRALLKQGKDIKWLAKEIGVTTQSIYSWKTGKSKPKTGHMQKMAKVLDMDIDKIIDDFYTDKK
- a CDS encoding quinone-dependent dihydroorotate dehydrogenase, which translates into the protein MKNQLVKIKNSSFRFFYTRLLKPLFFLVDPEKIHDSMTFWGAFLGKFAFSRGVTRAFFFYASPKLTQNILGMTFENPVGLAAGFDKNADLASILPSVGFGFEEVGSITGEPCAGNPKPRLWRMLKSKGLLVYYGLKNDGSEKVAKKLAKQKFSNKLGVSVAMTNCKENLDIHKAVADYAKAFKAFLNIGDYLTLNISCPNAEGGQPFVEPDKLEYLLKTVDEIETKKPIFIKLSPDLTFDEVDALLDVARRHRVHGIICTNLTKKRNNPQILDQNLPNVGGVSGKPAQELSDKLLAYIYKKEGSRFILIGCGGIFSAEDAYKKIRLGASLVQLITGMIFEGPQLVGEINRGLVELLERDGFKNISEAVGVDAISYPYKNHQ
- a CDS encoding pyridoxamine 5'-phosphate oxidase family protein, producing MQSIEKELVNFLKKNTTAVIATTHQRLPYLSTIYYVIDDKLSFFFITTKSTDKYLNLLKNDNVAMVIGSGPKHISAQLRGHAHIVYGKQKENATKAIFALHKKNKLKVVPIKDLKRLQSKNKPEEFIVFKVIPQQLNFMNLDDHDYPKSLSRDYHYILPRRA